ACAAGGTGAATGTATGTTCGGTATAATTTGTGTCATATACAGGACAAATTGACCTAAAGGAGACACAAAATGAACATACAATATATTAAGGAAAAAAGAGAGAGACTTGGCCTTACTCAAAAAGAATTTTCAGATGCTTTGGGATTAGGAAGAAATGGAGACAGAACTTTAAGAAGATGGGAGAATGGTGAATCAGTTCCATCGCCACTTGAATACAAAATCATTATGGGTTTTCCAGAACAACCACCTTTCTCTTCTCCGGAAAATCCCCGTTTTACAATGATTGATCTCTTTGCTGGTATCGGGGGTATTAGACTGGCATTTCAAAAACATGGAGGACTTTCTGTTTTTGCTTCTGAATGGGACAAGTTTGCTGCTAAAACGTATAAAATGAACTATGGAGAAGAACCCACAGGGGATATTACTCAGGTTCCGATAAGTCAGATTCCTGAACACAATATTCTCCTTGGGGGATTCCCTTGCCAGCCTTTTTCTCAAGCCGGTTTGAAAAAAGGATTCGAAGATACAAGAGGCACACTCTTCTTTGATATTGCTCGTATTCTAAAAGAACGAAAACCCCAAGCATTTTTATTAGAAAATGTAAAACAATTGAGGGGACATAATAAAGGGAAAACCCTTGAAACTATACTCAGAGTATTAAGAGAAGATTTAGACTACACGGTTGAAGTAGAAGTTCTAAGAGCTGCTGACTTTGGAGTGCCTCAGAATAGAGAACGTGTTTATATTGTTGGTTTCTATAACCCCTTAGGCGGGAAGACTATACCTTTTTCGTTTCCAGAACCTACTTATGAACCTACTAGGGTCGGGGATATTCTTGAGGATGAAGTAGATGAAAAATATACTATTTCGGATAGACTATATCAAGG
This Bacillus sp. Marseille-Q1617 DNA region includes the following protein-coding sequences:
- the dcm gene encoding DNA (cytosine-5-)-methyltransferase — its product is MNIQYIKEKRERLGLTQKEFSDALGLGRNGDRTLRRWENGESVPSPLEYKIIMGFPEQPPFSSPENPRFTMIDLFAGIGGIRLAFQKHGGLSVFASEWDKFAAKTYKMNYGEEPTGDITQVPISQIPEHNILLGGFPCQPFSQAGLKKGFEDTRGTLFFDIARILKERKPQAFLLENVKQLRGHNKGKTLETILRVLREDLDYTVEVEVLRAADFGVPQNRERVYIVGFYNPLGGKTIPFSFPEPTYEPTRVGDILEDEVDEKYTISDRLYQGHLRRKEEHKKKGNGFGFSLFNTESKYTNTISARYYKDGSEILIDQGPNKNPRKLTPRECARLQGFPKDFVIPVSDTQAYRQFGNSVSVPVVEAIAKNMIEAIEKSVGFQYSTISEIEPVTL